The sequence TAGTCCGGCTCAATTGGCATCTCCTTCAGGTAAATCTACTTTCCGCTGTCCATTTTATCACTGATAAAAGGCATATCGGCACCACCGGGAATCTGCTGCTCTCTTTTTAAGTGCACCTGCTGGAGAAGTCCGCCCTCAAGCAGGTTCGAATCATCAACCTCAATGTCGGTCAATACACCCTTGAAAAAAATGTCACCTGCAATAAAACCCGCGAACCAGAAAAGAGCTCCACTGAGAGTCGCCTTTATAAGTGCGGGAATTAAACATTGTGGATCGAAAATATCGGTACAGCCGGCCAGATTAACAAAGAGTACGGCAAAGAAAGTGATAAAACAAAGTATTGTAGCTACCCTTTTTATCCAGAAAACCATTCGTTCCTGCCTGTCATTTTAATCTTCCCTCCCAGAACCTGCTGAAAAACCCCTGTTTTCCGGCAAATGTCAAACCGCTCAGCTTACGGGCAATAGCCTTAATTCTGGAAGCAGTCTGTTCCTGTCCTTTATCAAGTATCAATACCTGCTGTCTTCGAACATATCTAGGGACATCACTGTTACTATTCAATATTCCGACCAGTTCAACAGGCCTTTTCAGGAATTTTACCACTAATGTGTTTAGCCTGTCAAATGTTTCGACCCCCTCCTTCTCAGAAGAAACCATATTTACAATAACTGCAATCCTCTGTGATCCCTTTTCGTAAAGAATTTTCACCATTGCATAGGCATCGGCAAGCGAGGTCGGCTCCGGGGTCATCACCAGCAGCGCAGTATCGGCCCTGGAAGCAAACTGAGTGACAGATGCACCGATTCCTGCACCAGTGTCAATCAAAAGGAAATCATAGTTTCTTTCGAGCTTTGAAAACTCCTTCTGCAGTAGTTCAAGCCGTCCGGAATCAAGATTAGCCAGTTTTTCAAGACCTGAAGCACCTGGAAGGATATCGATCCCGCCAGGGCCTTTGCAGATCACTTTCTCAAGCCCGCATTCACCCTCGATAAAATGAGAAATGTTATGCTCAGGTGCAATTCCAAGAAGTATATGAACATTTGCAAGCCCCAGGTCAGCATCCATCAGAAGCACCCTTTTCCGCGCAGCGGCTATGGTAACCGCCAGAAAAAGGGCAATGTTAGTCTTCCCTACCCCACCCTTTCCGCTCGTAACTGCTATGCTCCTGCATTTACTGATACCAACATTTCTGGCCGTGTCAGCCGCAGTCCCGATATATTGCCTGTTTTTCGCCAGTTCCCTGAGCTTCTGCGCCTGATCGTTCACTTGTTATTATCCTCCCACAGTCTTGCAACGAATCCGGCAGGACGGGCCAGTTCAATATCATCAGGGACACTCTGGCCAAACGTAAAGTATGAAACCGGGATCTTTACCTCACTGACCAGATTGAAGATACTGCCAACCTTAACAGTTTCATCGAGCTTGGTGAACAGGAGACGGTTGATATTTATGCTTTTATAACGCTTCACTATATCAAGAAGGTCACTGTCTTTGGTCGTGGCACTGAGTACCAGATGCACCTCATCTGGATGAAGAGTGTCAATTAAGCCTTTCAACTCCTCCATGTGCTCGGTGTTACGCTGGCTCCTGCCCGCAGTATCGACAAATACCAGATCATCTTCGGCACACTCTCTCATCGCTGCCGGAAT is a genomic window of Fibrobacter sp. containing:
- a CDS encoding MinD/ParA family protein, with protein sequence MNDQAQKLRELAKNRQYIGTAADTARNVGISKCRSIAVTSGKGGVGKTNIALFLAVTIAAARKRVLLMDADLGLANVHILLGIAPEHNISHFIEGECGLEKVICKGPGGIDILPGASGLEKLANLDSGRLELLQKEFSKLERNYDFLLIDTGAGIGASVTQFASRADTALLVMTPEPTSLADAYAMVKILYEKGSQRIAVIVNMVSSEKEGVETFDRLNTLVVKFLKRPVELVGILNSNSDVPRYVRRQQVLILDKGQEQTASRIKAIARKLSGLTFAGKQGFFSRFWEGRLK